The proteins below are encoded in one region of Triticum aestivum cultivar Chinese Spring chromosome 1B, IWGSC CS RefSeq v2.1, whole genome shotgun sequence:
- the LOC123131814 gene encoding rhomboid-like protein 14, mitochondrial, translated as MGAGMSGGRRRGAGGGWGSGPSSGMLPLLALQVILEYGRAGASRPPVTAALIAANALVYLRPGALDAFLPPLSRVAFNPHLIIQYGDLTRFFLSAFYHLSETHFFYNMTSLLWKGIQLETSMGSVEFASMVTALLGLSQGFTLLLSKGLLLLGNETAYYDQYAVGFSGVLFGMKIVLNAWSDDYVFLHGMVIPAKYAAWAELLLIQAFIPGTSFIGHLSGILAGLAYLWIKRSYSGPDPLALLISGISNVVSWPVKFAQRLLRPGRRQGGRVGRRAARESGRGMWRCSACTYDNSPSVDICEMCNSMREDRVFPNRQHLQDGGSSDLSVDEIRRRRLQRFDR; from the exons ATGGGGGCGGGCATGagcggtggccggcggcggggcgccggcggcGGCTGGGGCAGCGGCCCGTCCAGCGGGATGCTGCCGCTTCTGGCCCTGCAGGTGATTCTCGAGTACGGCCGCGCCGGCGCCAGTCGCCCGCCCGTGACGGCGGCGCTCATCGCCGCCAACGCGCTTGTGTACCTCCGCCCGGGCGCCCTCGACGCGTTCCTCCCGCCGCTCTCCCGCGTCGCCTTCAACCCGCATCTCATCATCCAG TACGGCGACCTGACGCGCTTCTTCCTGTCAGCTTTCTACCACCTGAGTGAAACCCACTTCTTCTACAACATGACGTCTCTCTTGTGGAAGGGCATACAGCTTGAAACATCAATGGGCAGTGTTGAGTTTGCTTCTATGGTCACTGCCTTGCTTGGCCTGTCTCAGGGCTTCACATTGCTCTTGTCCAAAGGTCTACTCCTTCTCGGCAATGAGACTGCGTATTACGATCAATATGCTGTTGGATTCTCCGGGGTGCTGTTTGGTATGAAGATTGTGCTGAATGCCTGGTCAGATGACTATGTCTTCCTGCATGGGATGGTCATTCCAGCAAAGTATGCAGCGTGGGCTGAACTGCTCCTCATACAGGCCTTCATCCCCGGGACGTCCTTCATTGGCCATCTTAGCGGGATTCTTGCTGGTCTAGCCTATCTTTGGATAAAGCGATCATACTCCGGACCTGACCCGCTTGCTCTTCTTATCTCGGGCATTTCAAATGTTGTGAGTTGGCCGGTGAAATTCGCTCAGAGGCTCCTGAGGCCGGGTCGTCGTCAGGGGGGCAGAGTTGGGCGCCGTGCAGCAAGAGAGAGCGGCAGAGGCATGTGGAGATGCTCGGCCTGCACTTATGACAACTCACCTTCGGTAGACATCTGTGAGATGTGCAACAGCATGCGCGAGGACCGTGTTTTTCCCAACAGACAACATCTCCAGGATGGGGGAAGCAGTGACCTCTCGGTTGATGAGATCCGCCGTAGGAGGCTGCAAAGGTTTGACAGATGA